From Chitinophagales bacterium, the proteins below share one genomic window:
- the gyrA gene encoding DNA gyrase subunit A translates to MVNGNKVIPVNIEEEMKTAYIDYSMSVIVSRAIPDARDGLKPVQRRILFAMNELGLGFNRPYKKSARIVGEVLGKYHPHGDSAVYEAMVRMAQPWSLRYPLVDGQGNFGSLDNDPPAAMRYTEARLQRMAEEMMTDIDKDTVDFQFNFDDTLKEPTVLPSRIPNLLINGASGIAVGMATNILPHNLSEVIDGIVAYIENKDISIEDLIKFVKAPDFPTGGIIYGYDGVRQGLLSGRGKVVVRARTNIEIMKNGKERIVITEVPYQVNKALIHAKIHELAVDKVIDGIAESRDESDRHGVRLVVELKKDAIPNVVLNQLFKFTQLQNSYGINNIALVAGRPKQMNLKDMISVFVDFRHEVLVRRTKYELSEAEKRAHILEGLLIALDHLDEVISLIRSSKTPDDALKGLMKQFNLSEIQSKAILDMRLQRLTGLERDKIRDEYKEVMRLIDYYKDVLSNETLRFEIIKDEMLEMKKKYGDERRTEIVYSAEDMNIEDLIADDEMVITISHLGYIKRTSLSSYRKQGRGGKGSIGSGSRDEDFIEHLFIASNHNYLLFFTEQGRCYWLKVYEIPEGNKTVKGRAIQNVINLPADDNVRAVINVKDLSNEEFLKNNYLIFCTKKGIIKKTTLEEFSRPRASGINAISIKEGDELLEVKMTNGKCEVLMAVRNGFAIRFNEEKVRPMGRAAAGVIGIKFKKKDDVVVGMVCVDKKDTTKTILVVSEKGYGKRTDIDEYRITGRGAKGVKTLNVTPKTGTLVAMKAVTNSDDLMIINKSGVVIRMSMSDIKVIGRATQGVKLIRLNKEDEIASVAKIEVDNSEIIDDIDNEKSGDPQGDLFSKN, encoded by the coding sequence ATGGTAAATGGCAATAAGGTAATACCGGTTAATATTGAAGAGGAAATGAAGACTGCTTACATCGATTATTCGATGTCGGTGATTGTTTCCCGAGCCATTCCAGATGCCCGTGATGGCCTGAAGCCTGTACAGCGGCGAATCCTTTTTGCAATGAACGAATTGGGGCTTGGGTTTAACCGGCCCTACAAAAAGTCGGCTCGTATAGTTGGTGAGGTTTTAGGAAAATACCATCCTCATGGTGATAGCGCTGTTTATGAAGCGATGGTTCGAATGGCGCAGCCCTGGTCCCTTCGGTATCCGTTGGTGGATGGGCAGGGAAACTTTGGCTCACTGGATAATGATCCTCCCGCGGCAATGCGGTATACAGAGGCCCGCCTTCAAAGAATGGCGGAAGAGATGATGACAGATATTGATAAGGATACTGTTGACTTCCAGTTTAATTTTGACGATACCCTTAAGGAACCTACGGTACTACCCAGTCGAATCCCTAATTTGCTTATTAACGGAGCGTCCGGTATTGCAGTCGGTATGGCAACTAATATATTGCCTCATAATCTTTCCGAAGTAATTGATGGCATTGTTGCCTACATTGAAAATAAGGATATCTCTATTGAAGACCTTATAAAGTTTGTAAAGGCTCCTGATTTCCCTACGGGAGGAATTATTTATGGATACGATGGTGTGAGGCAGGGGCTATTGAGCGGCCGCGGAAAAGTAGTAGTTCGTGCCCGCACCAATATTGAAATAATGAAAAACGGGAAGGAGCGGATTGTAATCACGGAAGTTCCTTATCAGGTAAATAAAGCGCTCATCCATGCCAAAATTCATGAACTGGCAGTAGATAAAGTCATTGATGGTATTGCAGAATCACGGGATGAATCAGACCGGCATGGAGTAAGGCTGGTAGTAGAGCTCAAGAAAGATGCTATTCCGAATGTGGTTTTAAACCAGCTTTTTAAGTTCACCCAGTTACAGAACTCTTATGGCATAAACAACATCGCGCTTGTAGCGGGCCGGCCAAAGCAAATGAATCTTAAGGATATGATTTCCGTGTTTGTTGATTTTCGCCATGAAGTACTTGTCCGCCGGACTAAGTATGAATTATCCGAAGCAGAAAAACGAGCGCATATACTTGAAGGTCTGCTTATTGCACTTGATCACCTCGATGAAGTGATTAGCTTGATCAGGTCGTCCAAAACACCTGATGATGCGCTGAAAGGTTTGATGAAACAGTTTAATCTTTCGGAAATTCAAAGCAAGGCTATCCTTGATATGCGTTTACAGCGGTTAACTGGTCTGGAGCGTGATAAAATCCGGGATGAATATAAAGAGGTGATGCGTTTGATCGATTATTACAAAGATGTGCTTTCGAATGAGACCCTTAGGTTCGAAATTATTAAGGATGAGATGCTTGAAATGAAAAAGAAGTACGGTGATGAGCGCCGTACCGAGATCGTCTATTCAGCGGAAGATATGAATATAGAGGACCTTATTGCTGATGATGAAATGGTTATCACGATCAGTCACCTGGGATATATTAAAAGAACCAGCCTCAGCAGTTACCGAAAGCAGGGAAGAGGCGGCAAAGGCTCTATTGGGAGCGGCTCGCGGGATGAGGATTTTATTGAACATCTCTTTATAGCATCAAACCATAATTACCTGTTATTTTTTACAGAGCAGGGCAGATGCTACTGGCTGAAAGTATATGAAATACCGGAGGGAAATAAAACGGTGAAGGGAAGAGCCATTCAAAATGTAATTAATCTCCCTGCAGATGATAATGTCCGGGCAGTAATTAATGTAAAAGACCTTTCCAATGAAGAATTCCTGAAAAATAACTACCTGATATTCTGTACCAAAAAAGGAATTATCAAGAAAACAACATTAGAAGAATTCAGCCGGCCACGTGCTTCAGGTATCAATGCAATTTCCATAAAAGAGGGTGATGAACTGCTTGAAGTAAAGATGACGAATGGAAAATGTGAAGTCCTTATGGCGGTAAGGAATGGATTTGCCATCCGTTTTAATGAAGAAAAAGTTCGCCCTATGGGCCGGGCAGCCGCAGGCGTAATCGGGATAAAATTTAAAAAGAAGGATGACGTGGTGGTAGGAATGGTTTGCGTGGATAAGAAAGATACTACCAAGACAATTCTTGTGGTATCTGAAAAGGGATATGGGAAGCGAACTGACATAGATGAATACAGGATTACAGGAAGAGGTGCCAAAGGGGTGAAAACATTAAATGTTACGCCAAAAACTGGTACGCTCGTTGCCATGAAGGCAGTTACTAATAGTGATGATCTGATGATCATTAATAAGTCAGGCGTCGTTATCAGGATGTCTATGAGTGATATAAAAGTAATAGGCCGGGCTACCCAGGGTGTTAAGCTGATTAGACTAAATAAAGAGGATGAGATAGCTAGTGTGGCTAAAATAGAAGTGGATAATTCAGAAATTATTGATGATATCGATAATGAAAAATCGGGTGATCCGCAGGGAGACTTGTTCAGTAAAAATTAA
- a CDS encoding tetratricopeptide repeat protein, whose translation MKKFVLFVTSLVLSFNVFSQSSAVVSAWNYIKSGEMENARTSIEGATQDSKTAAWPKTWFYRATIYLSMYDDSVMRKKHPEALSEAIKSYEKAMELNPKNEFKEQIQQGLIESSFHTFNNGVIPYNNKDYATAYASFRQSADINQYLNTTFNMKKVDTLSTLYAANAAAKGKKYDEATQLYQQLLDQKIMMPDIYSNLGMIYLAQGDTTKATNIISEGSKMYPQDEGLMVQELNVYLFSKKYDEAITKLNAAIQKEPKFTALYINLANVYEQQKDTVNARKTYMQALQVDPKSFDAFYRLGAMYYNQAVELNNQMNKLDLNAQKKYDVLKVDRDQLFKAALPYLEQAHQIDLKDMDTMSALKELYARLNMMDKLNDIKQEMDATKG comes from the coding sequence ATGAAAAAGTTCGTGTTGTTTGTAACCTCATTGGTTCTTTCATTCAATGTATTTTCCCAATCTTCTGCGGTGGTAAGTGCCTGGAATTATATCAAAAGTGGCGAAATGGAAAATGCGCGTACTTCTATTGAAGGAGCCACGCAGGATTCAAAGACTGCCGCCTGGCCTAAAACATGGTTTTACCGTGCTACCATATACCTTTCCATGTATGATGATTCGGTAATGCGAAAAAAACATCCTGAAGCTCTTTCGGAAGCAATAAAATCATATGAAAAAGCAATGGAGCTGAACCCGAAGAATGAATTTAAGGAACAGATACAACAGGGGTTGATTGAAAGTTCGTTCCATACATTTAATAATGGTGTAATACCCTATAACAATAAGGATTATGCGACTGCCTATGCATCTTTCAGGCAATCTGCCGATATCAACCAATATCTTAATACTACTTTTAATATGAAAAAAGTAGATACGTTATCCACATTATATGCTGCAAATGCTGCTGCCAAAGGCAAAAAATATGACGAAGCTACCCAGCTGTATCAACAGCTTCTGGATCAAAAAATAATGATGCCTGATATTTATTCCAATTTGGGTATGATTTACCTGGCGCAGGGAGACACCACTAAAGCCACGAATATTATTTCCGAGGGTTCCAAAATGTATCCTCAGGATGAGGGGCTTATGGTTCAGGAGCTCAATGTGTATTTATTCTCAAAGAAATATGATGAAGCTATAACGAAGCTGAATGCAGCTATACAGAAAGAGCCAAAGTTCACCGCACTGTATATTAACCTTGCTAATGTATATGAACAGCAAAAGGATACGGTCAATGCCCGAAAAACGTACATGCAGGCTTTACAGGTAGATCCTAAAAGCTTTGATGCCTTTTATCGTTTAGGTGCCATGTACTACAACCAGGCGGTGGAACTGAACAACCAAATGAATAAGCTCGATCTTAATGCACAGAAAAAATACGATGTATTAAAGGTTGATCGTGATCAATTATTTAAGGCAGCGCTGCCGTACCTGGAGCAGGCTCACCAGATTGACCTGAAAGACATGGATACGATGTCCGCCTTGAAGGAATTGTATGCACGCCTGAATATGATGGATAAGCTTAATGACATCAAGCAGGAGATGGATGCCACGAAAGGTTAA
- a CDS encoding winged helix-turn-helix transcriptional regulator translates to MNLRRDVFQAIADPTRRAILLLVASQAITAGAIASNFITARPTVSKHLQILTECGLLNQEQNGREIFYLINAKKMKEVADFIEPFRKMWDDRFNKLETIMKKYKSKK, encoded by the coding sequence ATGAATTTAAGACGTGATGTATTTCAGGCCATAGCAGACCCTACAAGAAGGGCTATTTTGTTGTTAGTGGCTTCCCAGGCAATTACAGCCGGAGCAATAGCCTCAAACTTTATCACAGCCAGACCCACCGTTTCAAAACACCTGCAGATACTCACCGAGTGCGGATTGCTCAATCAGGAGCAAAACGGCAGGGAAATTTTCTATCTCATCAATGCAAAAAAAATGAAAGAAGTAGCCGACTTTATTGAGCCATTCCGCAAAATGTGGGATGACAGGTTTAATAAATTGGAAACAATTATGAAAAAATACAAATCAAAAAAATAG
- a CDS encoding SRPBCC domain-containing protein, whose product MEQKTKINAEDGKQELVITREFDLPLELLFKAYVEPEIVEQWMGTKVLKLESKKHGSYQIETSDPKGNVAFRANGVIHEFVPNRKITRTFEMENTPFGVQLEIYEFEQLTDDTSKLRMHVIYESVAHRDQVLQLPFAQGINLAHNRIQEIVNRLR is encoded by the coding sequence ATGGAACAAAAAACAAAAATCAATGCCGAAGACGGCAAACAGGAATTAGTGATCACCAGGGAATTTGACCTGCCATTGGAGCTACTTTTTAAAGCGTATGTGGAACCAGAAATTGTGGAGCAATGGATGGGAACGAAAGTGCTGAAACTCGAAAGTAAAAAACACGGCAGTTACCAGATTGAAACATCCGATCCAAAAGGGAACGTCGCTTTCCGTGCCAATGGAGTGATCCATGAGTTTGTTCCCAACCGGAAAATCACCCGCACATTTGAAATGGAGAATACGCCATTTGGCGTTCAGCTTGAGATTTATGAATTTGAACAACTTACTGATGACACCAGCAAACTCAGGATGCATGTTATATATGAATCCGTTGCTCACAGAGACCAGGTGCTGCAGCTACCCTTTGCGCAAGGCATTAATTTGGCACATAACCGGATACAAGAAATCGTAAACCGCCTTCGCTAA
- a CDS encoding DoxX family protein, translating into MEKRNKIIYWIVTVWLALGMLSTGAVQLFKGKEGQGGVDMITHLGYPLYLLTLLAIWKISGVIALLIPKFPLLKEWAYAGFFFAMTGAIFSHIASGNSVTEILPSILLLILALVLWYFRPADRKIITIN; encoded by the coding sequence ATGGAAAAGAGAAATAAAATCATCTATTGGATTGTTACTGTCTGGCTTGCATTAGGAATGCTGTCAACCGGAGCAGTACAGTTATTCAAAGGGAAAGAGGGACAAGGTGGGGTTGATATGATAACACATCTGGGCTATCCTCTTTATTTGCTAACATTGCTCGCTATATGGAAAATCTCCGGCGTTATAGCATTGCTTATTCCTAAATTTCCACTACTAAAAGAATGGGCCTATGCAGGCTTTTTCTTTGCCATGACGGGAGCAATATTTTCGCATATTGCATCGGGCAATTCCGTAACTGAAATATTACCTTCAATACTACTTCTGATCCTGGCTTTGGTATTGTGGTATTTCAGACCTGCCGATAGAAAAATCATTACAATTAATTGA
- a CDS encoding DUF4256 domain-containing protein, translating to MNNIKSPNNKLPPQQTKELVSALKARFEKNRNRHKSIEWTEVQAKLDSGDSGEKLWSLNEMERTGGEPDVVGFDKKTGEYIFYDCSSESPKSRRSVCYDNEALESRKEHKPENSAIEMAADMGIELLSEEQYRELQQLGKFDIKTSSWVQTPAHIRELGGALFCDRRYDTVFVYHNGADSYYAARGFRGLLKV from the coding sequence ATGAACAATATTAAGAGCCCTAATAATAAATTGCCACCACAACAAACTAAAGAACTAGTCAGCGCATTAAAAGCACGTTTTGAAAAAAATAGGAACCGACACAAAAGTATTGAATGGACTGAAGTTCAAGCAAAACTTGACTCCGGGGATTCGGGGGAAAAACTGTGGTCGCTCAATGAAATGGAAAGAACAGGCGGGGAACCTGATGTTGTTGGCTTTGATAAAAAGACAGGTGAGTACATTTTTTATGATTGTTCATCGGAAAGTCCTAAAAGCCGCAGAAGTGTGTGTTACGATAATGAAGCACTGGAATCAAGGAAAGAGCATAAGCCAGAAAATAGCGCTATCGAGATGGCTGCTGACATGGGCATTGAACTGTTATCAGAAGAACAATATCGGGAACTGCAGCAACTTGGAAAGTTCGATATCAAAACATCAAGCTGGGTACAAACACCTGCTCATATCAGAGAACTCGGCGGAGCACTCTTTTGTGACCGTCGCTATGATACTGTCTTTGTATATCACAACGGTGCAGATTCCTATTATGCAGCCAGGGGATTCCGTGGCTTGCTGAAGGTCTGA
- a CDS encoding YdeI/OmpD-associated family protein — MTKSEMNPKADWYFNKEKRWQEEIRRLRIIVLDYNLTEDLKWGCPCYSLEKKNIVLIHVFKEYCALLFFKGALLHDTNSILIQQTENVQAARQIRFTNVREIVKMEKIVKAYIHEAIEVERAGLKVPLKKTKEFSMPEEFQNKLDQVPALKTAFESLTPGRQRGYLLYFSSAKQSKTREVRIEKYVQNIFDGKGLED; from the coding sequence ATGACAAAGAGTGAAATGAATCCTAAAGCAGACTGGTATTTTAATAAAGAGAAAAGGTGGCAGGAAGAAATCAGGAGATTGAGAATTATTGTTCTTGATTATAACCTTACTGAAGATTTGAAGTGGGGTTGCCCCTGTTACTCATTGGAGAAGAAGAACATTGTTCTAATTCATGTGTTTAAAGAATACTGTGCCCTTTTGTTTTTTAAAGGAGCACTGTTACACGATACCAATAGTATTCTTATTCAACAAACGGAAAATGTGCAGGCAGCCCGGCAGATTCGTTTTACTAATGTGCGCGAAATAGTTAAAATGGAAAAAATAGTGAAAGCCTATATTCATGAAGCCATTGAAGTGGAAAGAGCAGGTTTGAAAGTACCCTTAAAAAAGACTAAAGAATTCAGCATGCCTGAAGAGTTTCAAAATAAATTAGATCAAGTTCCTGCTTTAAAAACTGCTTTTGAATCATTAACACCGGGACGGCAAAGAGGATATCTTCTTTATTTTTCCTCAGCCAAACAATCCAAAACCCGCGAGGTGAGAATTGAAAAATATGTGCAGAATATTTTTGATGGAAAGGGATTAGAGGATTAA
- a CDS encoding MCE family protein, whose protein sequence is MKSNPNRRAIIVGLFIFLGLMFLLAGILAIGNLHNSFVKKMTVTTIFNDVNGLQRGNNVWFSGVKIGTVNDLDFYGKSQVKVQMKIDEKSQQYIRKDAKVKISTDGLIGNKIIVIYGGSSTVDAVVEGDTLGIEYTLTTDSMMNTFQANNKNLLEITTDFKAITKRINAGEGSLGKLLNDDALYTNINTTIASLQKASSKAAQLTASLTEYGNKLNQKNSLANNLVTDTTVFKSLKVTTSKLQEVAASASDVVTNMKEATKDLNNTNSPAGVLLHDEQTALDLKSAIKNLDSSSQKLNEDLEGLQHNFLLRKYFRKKAKEENSVPK, encoded by the coding sequence ATGAAATCCAATCCAAACAGACGCGCAATAATAGTAGGGCTATTCATCTTTCTGGGTCTTATGTTCCTGCTTGCGGGTATTCTTGCCATCGGGAATCTGCATAACAGCTTTGTAAAAAAGATGACCGTTACTACCATTTTTAATGATGTAAACGGATTGCAACGCGGAAATAATGTCTGGTTCTCCGGAGTGAAAATAGGTACCGTGAATGACTTGGACTTTTATGGTAAATCACAAGTAAAAGTGCAAATGAAGATAGATGAGAAATCGCAACAGTATATCCGTAAAGATGCCAAGGTGAAAATAAGCACAGATGGGCTGATCGGTAATAAGATCATTGTGATTTATGGTGGTTCATCCACCGTGGATGCTGTGGTAGAAGGAGATACTTTGGGCATAGAATATACATTAACCACGGATTCTATGATGAATACTTTCCAGGCAAATAATAAGAATCTGCTCGAGATCACCACCGATTTTAAGGCAATTACCAAAAGAATTAATGCAGGAGAAGGAAGCCTTGGTAAATTGCTCAACGATGATGCTTTATATACTAACATCAACACTACCATTGCTTCCTTGCAAAAAGCTTCATCAAAAGCCGCACAACTAACTGCTTCTCTGACGGAATATGGAAACAAGCTAAATCAGAAAAATAGCCTTGCGAATAACCTGGTTACCGATACTACTGTTTTTAAATCCCTTAAAGTTACCACTTCGAAATTGCAGGAAGTTGCTGCTTCGGCTTCCGATGTTGTTACGAATATGAAAGAGGCTACAAAAGACTTGAACAACACTAATAGCCCTGCAGGTGTATTGCTTCATGATGAACAGACTGCACTGGATCTCAAGTCTGCAATCAAGAACTTAGACAGCAGCTCCCAAAAGCTTAATGAAGATTTGGAAGGACTTCAGCACAATTTTTTATTGAGAAAGTATTTCCGGAAAAAAGCAAAGGAAGAAAACAGCGTACCTAAATAA
- a CDS encoding ATP-binding cassette domain-containing protein, translating into MENGQPDINNEQAVISIRGLYKSFGDLQVLRGIDLDVFKRENVVVLGRSGSGKSVLIKIISGLLKPDEGMVNVLGSQVDLLDGKELRELRMKIGFSFQSSALYDSMNVRENLEFPLVRNQKNLTGKEISDAVEEVLEAVGLEQTINQMPSELSGGQRKRIGVARTLILRPEIMLYDEPTAGLDPITCIEINELINEVKERYHTSSIIITHDLTCAKVTGDRLAMLLDGKFLRQGSFEEVFDTQEERVKSFFDYNFIQ; encoded by the coding sequence ATGGAGAACGGTCAGCCAGATATAAATAATGAACAGGCAGTAATCTCCATCAGGGGCTTGTATAAGTCTTTTGGGGATCTGCAGGTGCTTCGCGGTATTGATCTTGATGTTTTTAAGCGCGAAAACGTAGTAGTGCTCGGGCGTTCCGGAAGCGGAAAATCAGTTCTTATAAAAATTATCTCAGGGTTACTGAAACCTGATGAAGGCATGGTAAATGTTCTTGGCAGCCAGGTAGATCTGCTGGATGGCAAAGAACTGCGGGAACTCCGGATGAAAATTGGCTTTTCGTTTCAGAGCAGTGCATTATACGACAGTATGAATGTTCGTGAAAATTTGGAATTTCCATTGGTTAGGAACCAAAAAAATCTAACCGGTAAAGAGATCAGCGATGCAGTGGAGGAAGTGCTGGAAGCGGTCGGGCTTGAGCAGACCATTAACCAGATGCCTTCAGAGCTATCCGGCGGCCAGCGAAAAAGAATAGGTGTCGCCCGAACACTCATCCTGCGGCCCGAGATTATGCTCTATGATGAGCCTACAGCAGGTTTAGATCCAATCACCTGTATAGAAATCAATGAATTAATCAATGAGGTAAAAGAAAGATACCACACCAGTTCTATTATTATCACCCATGATCTTACCTGTGCTAAAGTTACGGGCGATCGTCTTGCCATGCTGCTAGACGGAAAATTTTTAAGGCAGGGAAGCTTTGAAGAGGTATTTGATACCCAGGAGGAAAGGGTAAAAAGTTTTTTTGACTACAATTTTATACAATAA
- a CDS encoding ABC transporter permease: MDQLFIDVYSGYKFITRFIKESFQAPFEWREVIKQCLEVGFRSLPLITLTGFVTGIVFTKQSRPSLAAFGASSWLPSLIAIALVRALAPLVTALICAGKVGSNIGAELGSMKVTEQIDAMEVSAVNPFKFLVVTRVLATTITVPILMMYCAFVGLMGAYLDVHSHELTSFITFFEEAFAQITFLDVFSSVFKAFAYGFTIGIVGCYKGFNASQGTQGVGRAANAAVVLSMFLIFVEEIIIVQLTNWIRYF; the protein is encoded by the coding sequence CTGGATCAGCTTTTTATTGATGTTTATAGCGGGTATAAATTTATAACCCGTTTTATAAAAGAATCTTTTCAAGCTCCATTTGAATGGAGGGAAGTAATAAAGCAATGCCTGGAAGTTGGTTTTAGATCGTTACCGCTCATAACGCTTACTGGTTTTGTGACCGGTATAGTTTTTACCAAACAGTCCCGTCCTTCGTTAGCTGCCTTCGGGGCATCCTCATGGCTGCCTTCATTGATAGCGATCGCACTCGTGAGAGCGCTTGCACCATTGGTAACGGCGCTTATTTGTGCAGGCAAGGTAGGATCAAATATAGGAGCAGAGCTGGGTTCCATGAAGGTGACGGAGCAGATAGACGCTATGGAAGTTTCTGCTGTTAATCCCTTTAAATTCCTGGTGGTTACCCGAGTTTTAGCCACCACTATTACAGTACCTATTTTAATGATGTATTGCGCCTTTGTGGGTTTGATGGGAGCCTATCTCGATGTTCACTCACATGAACTAACCAGCTTTATCACTTTCTTTGAAGAGGCGTTTGCACAGATCACTTTTCTCGATGTTTTTTCATCTGTCTTTAAGGCTTTTGCCTATGGATTTACAATTGGAATAGTGGGCTGTTATAAAGGCTTCAATGCATCTCAGGGAACACAAGGAGTGGGGAGGGCGGCCAATGCAGCAGTCGTACTTTCTATGTTCCTGATCTTTGTGGAGGAAATTATTATCGTACAGCTCACTAACTGGATTCGCTATTTTTAA
- a CDS encoding alginate export family protein yields MKKLLPISGYHLWVLLLFALLVLNSAIDVSAQTVTISGLFRPRLEVQYGYKVPPDTSSTPQFLLSQRTRLMAAYNSNRFNAFISIQDARIWGDEVQASDVPSLGLHEAWIQYNFSNKIGLRAGRQELKYDNKRLLTDGDWPQQGRAHDAMVLKLNLDQGWRVDAAASYNQQAQTFFGDYYGLSNYKTLDFLWANKSKTDTNYTYSISGIILGDGYQSPDTSGIVMRYTYGINSSLDYHRWGVNLEGYGQSGKTRTFNQSGNIVPSSFQKISAYMFSVNPWIQATKNLQVGAGIDYLSGSNSVDTANAIDPNIIYPNLDGTTHTFNPAFGAGDKFYGKIDIFVNIPTDTRNGGLIDAYLNLKYTYDNWNFGAAYHYFALQNKVVDVENPGKGLGKTLGSELDFAAIKDITKEINLNTGLALYFPTRSMEFVKASGFSQIGGPKVTAAYFYLMVTFRPVFFSNAK; encoded by the coding sequence ATGAAAAAGCTTTTACCTATTTCGGGATACCATTTATGGGTTCTATTATTGTTTGCTTTGTTGGTTTTAAACAGTGCGATAGATGTCAGTGCCCAAACCGTGACAATATCCGGCCTGTTCCGGCCTCGTTTGGAAGTGCAGTATGGATATAAAGTTCCTCCGGATACTTCCAGCACACCACAGTTTCTATTATCACAGCGTACCCGCCTGATGGCAGCCTATAACAGCAATCGCTTCAATGCCTTTATCAGCATTCAGGATGCCCGCATCTGGGGTGATGAGGTACAGGCAAGCGATGTGCCTTCGCTTGGCTTACACGAGGCCTGGATACAATACAACTTTTCAAACAAGATAGGCTTACGGGCAGGCCGCCAGGAATTAAAATATGATAATAAGCGGTTGCTTACGGATGGCGATTGGCCTCAGCAAGGGCGTGCTCATGATGCAATGGTTTTAAAATTAAACCTTGATCAGGGATGGAGAGTGGATGCTGCTGCATCCTATAACCAGCAGGCACAAACTTTTTTTGGTGATTACTACGGACTGAGCAATTACAAAACACTTGATTTTTTATGGGCTAATAAATCCAAAACAGACACAAATTATACGTACAGTATCTCAGGAATAATCCTGGGAGATGGTTACCAATCACCCGATACCAGCGGTATTGTGATGCGCTACACTTACGGCATAAATTCCAGCCTCGACTACCACAGGTGGGGCGTTAATTTAGAGGGATACGGACAGAGCGGGAAAACGCGGACATTCAATCAAAGCGGAAATATTGTTCCCAGCTCTTTTCAAAAAATATCGGCGTACATGTTCTCTGTAAATCCGTGGATACAGGCAACAAAAAACCTGCAGGTTGGAGCAGGGATTGATTATTTGTCAGGCAGCAATTCAGTTGATACAGCAAATGCCATTGACCCGAATATTATCTATCCCAACCTTGATGGAACTACCCATACTTTTAACCCCGCATTTGGTGCAGGGGATAAATTTTATGGCAAGATTGATATCTTCGTAAATATTCCAACTGATACGCGTAATGGTGGGTTAATTGATGCCTATCTGAATTTAAAGTACACTTACGATAACTGGAATTTCGGAGCTGCGTATCATTATTTTGCCTTGCAGAACAAGGTGGTTGATGTAGAGAACCCCGGCAAAGGTTTAGGTAAGACTCTGGGCAGCGAATTAGATTTTGCAGCCATAAAAGACATTACCAAAGAGATCAATTTAAATACGGGTTTAGCGCTTTATTTTCCAACACGCTCCATGGAATTTGTAAAGGCAAGCGGCTTCTCACAGATTGGCGGACCTAAGGTTACTGCTGCATACTTTTACCTGATGGTCACGTTCAGGCCGGTTTTTTTCAGCAATGCCAAATAA